A genomic window from Methanobrevibacter sp. TLL-48-HuF1 includes:
- a CDS encoding Ig-like domain repeat protein, which yields MRYKPLLILLILFAFICGISSASASDLSNDTDMETYSAEITGINNENQSILTDTGNTVYANNWNELKTYCEKSDKNYIIHLKENTNFYPDNGTDYSQQIIVKNNVTIIGSEGSYFGDTNPNPISIYYTPIVTEDDSKISLKILNTTFKWMDLEKNIPAESGMFIQMGGNSKDNLLENSTFYNINSGTGHGCVYYLKRGYATVKNCSFKNITTEFGVLSIYDPAEDPTKNCTTAGMLVENCYFEDNYAHVEPGCINNCGQLIVKNSTFYKNSAFWWAGAIHTHGGANTTIYNSNFTDNVAGWNGGALYTYSYLQIYNTTFTGNNCTTNNGGGAIGACDYLTKYYITINNSLFENNANICKNTGRGGAISVMDEGGLTIHNTKFINNSAPIGQAICAYYVEGYGDDPDIELINNTFINHTSAADTLTIKLKTGTNTTAILKNNTYLNSTIKLKTFNIVPTHSNIEINKECEFKVIIELENPDGYDKDILNKTFYKLYVNEVFEKEFGPEPTFKLNITQKETLIHIISTIGYKTSKNITITSRNTTTLTLGVKEINKTDVTIISTINPDATGNVVFTFQGKEYLKKIENGQATLKLTLMPGTYDIKVRYGGDKNYIPSKDNLTFTVDKLDLKFNITANDIVCGENATVSVILPANVTGNVTVNVNNKNYTKHNVNGTVIFIISDLAVGTYNVTASFVGDEAQGMATAVFKVSQLTPDLNITVNNIIFGEDLTVEVNLPADATGEVIITVDGKNYTVTIKNGKATQVVKDLTANNYTIAVKYTGNNKYTPIEITKNISVAKADSNITVNVNDIKVGENATVTVNILSDATGNVIITVDGKDYTVAIVDGKAVKTIADLKANNYTVTVKYAGDNNYNPNQNTTKFTVSKISDYNMNITVPEFKEGVNSTISVVLPKDATGTVTVEINSKKYTANVTNGIAKVNIFGLSAGNHNITTTYSGDAKYDSITKKGNITVIPNVNVNLDVNDVVMIYHDGTRLVAKLTDFKGKAIVNATLYFTINGQTYNKTTDANGTASMGLNLVSNVYQVTVSYNGSEIHDKVSKNITVTINPTIISKDLVKMYQNDTRFYAKFTDSTGKAIANKEIKFNINGVFYTKKTDKDGMADLGIMLRPGNYILTAYNPVTGEEKGFNITVKSLIMQNDLTKYYLNASRFEATVYNKDGSLAVNKEVTFNINGVFYHKKTDENGVASLGIALRPGNYTITTMYDGLDIGNKVTVMPTLVTKDLSMKYLDGSNFTALTLDGQGKPLANQNVSFNVNGVFYHKVTNKDGIASLGIRLMSGEYIITSYWNDFQTGNTIKIS from the coding sequence ATGAGATATAAGCCCTTATTAATATTACTTATATTATTTGCATTTATCTGTGGAATAAGCAGTGCAAGTGCAAGTGATTTAAGCAACGATACAGATATGGAAACATATTCTGCTGAAATCACAGGCATAAATAATGAAAATCAGAGTATTCTAACAGATACCGGCAACACAGTTTATGCAAATAATTGGAACGAACTAAAAACATATTGTGAAAAATCAGATAAAAATTATATAATTCATCTGAAAGAAAATACTAATTTTTATCCGGATAATGGAACTGATTATAGCCAACAAATTATAGTTAAAAATAATGTTACAATCATCGGTAGCGAAGGGTCCTATTTTGGAGACACAAACCCTAACCCAATATCCATTTACTATACACCAATAGTAACTGAAGATGATTCTAAAATCAGTTTAAAAATATTAAATACTACTTTTAAATGGATGGATCTTGAAAAAAATATACCTGCCGAAAGTGGTATGTTTATACAAATGGGAGGAAATTCAAAGGATAATTTACTTGAAAATTCTACATTTTATAATATTAACAGTGGAACAGGTCACGGATGTGTTTATTATTTAAAACGCGGATATGCAACTGTAAAAAACTGCAGTTTTAAAAACATAACTACTGAGTTTGGAGTTTTAAGCATATACGACCCGGCAGAAGACCCTACAAAAAACTGTACAACTGCAGGAATGTTAGTTGAAAACTGCTACTTTGAAGACAACTATGCACATGTAGAACCTGGATGTATCAACAATTGTGGACAATTAATAGTTAAAAATTCCACATTTTACAAAAACAGTGCATTTTGGTGGGCTGGAGCAATACATACTCACGGTGGAGCAAATACAACAATATACAACTCCAACTTCACAGACAATGTGGCAGGTTGGAACGGTGGAGCATTATACACCTACAGTTACTTACAAATTTACAACACAACATTTACAGGCAACAATTGTACAACCAACAATGGTGGAGGAGCAATTGGAGCATGTGATTATCTTACAAAATATTACATAACCATAAACAACAGTCTTTTTGAAAACAATGCCAACATATGTAAAAATACCGGACGTGGAGGAGCAATATCTGTTATGGATGAAGGAGGATTAACAATACATAATACAAAATTTATCAATAACAGCGCCCCAATTGGACAGGCAATATGTGCATATTATGTAGAAGGATATGGTGATGATCCTGACATTGAATTAATCAACAATACATTCATAAATCATACTAGTGCTGCAGACACATTAACAATAAAATTAAAAACCGGTACAAATACAACTGCAATTCTTAAAAATAACACTTACTTAAATTCAACTATCAAACTTAAAACATTCAATATTGTTCCAACTCATTCAAACATTGAAATAAACAAAGAATGTGAATTTAAAGTAATCATAGAACTGGAAAATCCTGATGGATATGACAAAGATATTCTAAATAAAACATTTTACAAATTATATGTAAATGAAGTATTTGAAAAGGAATTTGGACCCGAACCTACTTTTAAATTAAATATAACTCAAAAAGAAACATTAATCCATATAATTTCAACAATAGGATACAAAACTTCCAAAAACATAACAATAACTTCTAGAAACACCACAACACTTACACTAGGTGTAAAAGAAATAAATAAAACCGATGTAACTATTATTTCAACAATTAACCCCGATGCAACTGGAAATGTTGTATTTACATTCCAAGGAAAAGAATATCTAAAAAAAATAGAAAATGGACAAGCAACATTAAAACTTACTTTAATGCCGGGAACTTATGACATTAAAGTAAGATACGGAGGAGATAAAAACTATATCCCCTCTAAAGATAATTTAACATTTACAGTTGACAAACTTGATTTAAAATTTAACATAACAGCCAATGATATTGTTTGTGGTGAAAATGCTACTGTTAGTGTAATTTTACCGGCGAACGTAACTGGTAATGTTACTGTTAATGTAAATAATAAAAACTACACTAAACATAATGTTAACGGAACTGTTATATTTATCATTTCTGATTTGGCAGTAGGCACTTATAATGTTACTGCATCATTTGTAGGGGATGAAGCTCAGGGTATGGCTACTGCAGTATTTAAAGTTTCTCAATTAACTCCAGATTTAAATATCACAGTTAATAATATAATATTTGGTGAAGATTTAACTGTTGAAGTTAATTTACCTGCTGATGCTACTGGTGAAGTAATTATCACAGTTGACGGTAAAAATTACACAGTAACTATTAAAAATGGTAAAGCTACACAAGTTGTTAAAGATTTAACTGCTAATAATTATACAATTGCTGTTAAATATACAGGTAATAACAAATACACACCTATTGAAATTACTAAAAATATATCTGTAGCTAAAGCAGATTCAAATATCACTGTTAATGTTAATGACATAAAAGTCGGTGAAAACGCAACAGTAACCGTAAATATACTTTCTGATGCCACCGGCAATGTAATTATTACTGTTGACGGTAAAGATTACACTGTAGCTATTGTAGATGGTAAAGCAGTTAAAACAATAGCTGATCTTAAAGCAAACAATTACACTGTAACTGTTAAATACGCTGGAGACAACAATTATAATCCTAATCAAAACACAACCAAATTCACAGTATCCAAAATATCAGACTATAACATGAACATTACTGTTCCTGAATTTAAAGAAGGAGTAAACTCCACTATTAGTGTGGTTTTACCTAAAGATGCAACTGGAACAGTCACTGTTGAAATCAACAGTAAAAAATACACTGCAAATGTAACTAATGGAATTGCAAAAGTAAATATTTTTGGATTAAGTGCTGGAAATCATAATATCACTACAACTTACTCTGGTGATGCTAAATATGATTCCATAACTAAAAAAGGAAACATAACTGTAATTCCAAATGTAAATGTAAACTTAGATGTTAATGATGTTGTAATGATTTATCATGACGGAACACGTTTAGTTGCTAAATTAACAGATTTCAAAGGAAAAGCAATAGTCAATGCTACATTATACTTTACCATCAATGGTCAAACTTACAATAAAACCACTGATGCTAACGGTACTGCTTCCATGGGATTAAACTTAGTATCTAATGTTTATCAGGTTACTGTTTCATATAACGGTTCAGAAATACATGATAAAGTAAGTAAGAATATTACTGTAACTATTAATCCGACTATTATAAGTAAAGATTTAGTTAAAATGTATCAGAATGATACCAGATTCTATGCTAAGTTTACTGACAGCACTGGAAAAGCAATAGCTAATAAGGAAATCAAATTTAATATTAATGGTGTTTTCTATACCAAAAAGACTGATAAAGATGGTATGGCTGATTTAGGCATTATGTTAAGACCTGGAAATTACATTTTAACTGCTTACAACCCTGTAACCGGCGAAGAAAAAGGATTTAACATAACTGTAAAATCATTAATCATGCAAAATGACTTAACCAAATATTACTTAAATGCTTCCAGATTTGAAGCAACTGTCTACAACAAAGACGGATCTTTAGCAGTAAACAAAGAAGTAACATTTAACATCAACGGTGTGTTCTATCACAAAAAAACAGATGAAAATGGTGTTGCAAGCTTAGGAATAGCTTTAAGACCAGGAAACTACACTATTACAACAATGTATGACGGATTGGATATTGGAAACAAAGTCACTGTCATGCCAACTTTAGTAACAAAAGATCTCTCCATGAAGTACCTTGACGGCAGCAATTTCACTGCTTTAACTTTAGACGGTCAAGGTAAACCATTAGCTAACCAAAACGTATCATTTAACGTAAACGGTGTATTCTATCACAAAGTTACTAATAAAGACGGTATAGCAAGCTTAGGAATCAGATTAATGAGCGGCGAATACATCATAACTTCCTACTGGAATGACTTCCAAACAGGAAACACAATAAAAATATCTTAA
- the aroD gene encoding type I 3-dehydroquinate dehydratase, producing MYPQTKIAIPIFQAKKEDVIKVAEDCIEKGADVLEFRIDALDNPNFKDIQEIIEEINFPMIATNRISSEGGSFKGTEEERIDILLKCAPLVDYVDIELQSDDKYIKQIHDTGVTTIVSYHDFHKTPEINEIMYIVEKEHKLGDIAKVAFMPNDLDDTLKILAILSHCENTIAISMSDLGSYTRVMASKFDSPITFAAGTDVTAPGQIDIETMKSLLNMDLNLIE from the coding sequence ATGTATCCACAAACTAAAATAGCAATACCCATTTTTCAAGCAAAAAAGGAAGATGTAATTAAAGTAGCTGAAGATTGTATTGAAAAAGGTGCTGATGTACTTGAATTTAGAATAGATGCACTGGACAATCCTAACTTTAAAGATATACAGGAAATCATTGAAGAAATCAACTTTCCAATGATAGCTACCAATAGAATTTCATCTGAAGGCGGTTCTTTTAAAGGAACAGAAGAAGAAAGAATTGATATTTTATTAAAATGTGCTCCTTTAGTTGATTATGTGGACATTGAACTTCAAAGTGATGATAAATATATAAAACAGATACATGATACCGGAGTAACTACCATTGTTTCATATCATGATTTTCATAAAACTCCTGAAATTAATGAAATCATGTATATTGTTGAAAAAGAACATAAACTTGGAGACATAGCTAAAGTGGCATTTATGCCTAATGATTTGGATGATACTTTAAAAATATTAGCTATTCTTTCACATTGTGAAAATACAATAGCTATTTCAATGAGTGATTTAGGTAGCTACACCAGAGTTATGGCTTCCAAATTTGATTCCCCAATTACTTTTGCTGCAGGAACAGATGTTACAGCTCCTGGGCAAATTGATATTGAAACTATGAAATCATTGCTTAATATGGATTTAAATCTTATAGAATAG
- a CDS encoding S24/S26 family peptidase yields the protein MAKKCILAFILIVILAIFLGIFLTEDNGSVDVYIDGENVTASTHPGLNTEINTDELNNEICNYALESMNQPNTNIDTLKSGIHDICLSHGLDTSNINIDSSLGENNVPVIFQVDGTSMLPTLQDGQDVLVNKTQNVHIGDIVVANSSEYGNIIKRVDQVNDNQIHLVSDNKNVEYSQINGVLYETKGISTWVDSSDIYGVVIKY from the coding sequence ATGGCTAAAAAGTGTATTTTAGCTTTTATTTTAATAGTTATCTTAGCTATTTTTTTAGGAATATTTTTAACAGAAGATAACGGATCTGTTGATGTTTATATAGATGGAGAAAATGTAACTGCATCAACACATCCCGGATTAAACACTGAAATTAATACTGATGAACTTAACAATGAAATTTGTAACTATGCTCTTGAATCAATGAACCAGCCAAACACAAATATAGATACTTTAAAATCAGGAATTCATGACATATGCTTAAGTCATGGCCTTGATACCTCCAATATCAATATTGATTCTTCTTTAGGCGAAAATAATGTTCCTGTTATTTTTCAGGTTGATGGAACTTCCATGCTTCCAACCCTGCAGGACGGACAAGATGTTTTAGTTAATAAAACACAAAATGTTCATATTGGAGATATTGTAGTTGCCAATTCTTCAGAATATGGAAACATTATAAAAAGAGTTGACCAGGTTAATGATAATCAAATTCACCTTGTAAGTGATAATAAAAATGTAGAATACAGTCAAATCAATGGTGTTCTATATGAAACAAAAGGAATAAGTACATGGGTTGATTCAAGTGATATTTATGGTGTAGTTATAAAATATTAA
- a CDS encoding P-II family nitrogen regulator — protein sequence MKSIVAIIRQEKYQDVKNELTAVGCQGMNVSEIKGRGSQKGIKESYRGSSYCIDLIPKTRIEIVTKDEGVDTIVKAIQKGAKTGNIGDGKIFIYPIDNVIRIRTGEEGDSAV from the coding sequence ATGAAAAGTATTGTTGCAATTATTAGACAGGAAAAGTATCAGGACGTTAAAAATGAACTTACAGCTGTTGGCTGTCAGGGGATGAATGTTTCTGAAATTAAAGGAAGAGGCAGTCAAAAAGGTATCAAAGAATCATATAGGGGATCCAGTTACTGTATTGACTTAATTCCAAAAACACGTATTGAAATTGTCACAAAAGATGAAGGTGTAGATACTATTGTTAAAGCCATCCAAAAAGGTGCAAAAACAGGTAACATCGGTGATGGTAAAATCTTCATTTACCCGATTGACAATGTAATAAGAATCAGAACCGGTGAAGAAGGAGACAGTGCTGTATAA
- a CDS encoding ammonium transporter, with protein MDIFSAGDTAWVLVCSLLVLLMSIPAVAFFYGGLSKRKNVLNTMFLTFIAFSIVSVIWVIFGYQFAFGTPSLGGFIGSPSNFFLSGIGLDDLSGTIPTLLFVMFQLAFAGLTAALISGGVVGRMKTKAWVIFIPIWACLVYIPIAHWVWGGGWLMNMGALDFAGGTVVHINSGVSALAIALVLGKRKDISLLPHNLGYAVLGAALLWFGWMGFNGGSGLGANGLAANAIIVSNVAAAAALIVWTILDTIVVGKPTVLGAISGGIAGLVAITPAAGFVDVPGALVIGAVAPLVSYFAIYYLKAKLGYDDALDVFGIHGMSGIWGAIATGIFAAPYINEAAGLLYGNPYQVVIQIISVVATIIYAFVISYVLAKVLDKAMGGIRVEDEDEVVGLDAKLHEESAYNFN; from the coding sequence ATGGATATATTTAGCGCAGGAGATACAGCTTGGGTTCTTGTTTGTAGTCTTTTAGTACTTTTAATGAGTATTCCGGCTGTCGCATTCTTTTATGGTGGTTTAAGTAAACGTAAAAATGTTTTAAATACTATGTTTTTAACCTTTATCGCATTTTCAATTGTAAGTGTTATTTGGGTTATCTTCGGTTATCAGTTTGCCTTTGGAACTCCGTCACTAGGAGGATTTATAGGAAGCCCTTCCAATTTCTTCTTAAGTGGAATCGGACTTGATGATTTAAGCGGAACTATTCCAACACTATTGTTTGTTATGTTCCAACTTGCATTTGCAGGTTTAACAGCAGCATTGATTTCTGGTGGTGTTGTTGGAAGAATGAAAACAAAAGCTTGGGTAATTTTCATCCCGATTTGGGCTTGTCTTGTCTACATCCCTATTGCTCACTGGGTATGGGGTGGAGGATGGTTAATGAATATGGGAGCACTTGATTTCGCAGGTGGTACTGTTGTACATATTAATTCAGGGGTTTCTGCATTAGCTATCGCACTTGTATTAGGTAAAAGAAAAGACATTTCATTATTACCACATAACTTAGGATATGCAGTATTAGGTGCAGCACTTCTATGGTTCGGATGGATGGGATTCAATGGTGGATCCGGTTTAGGTGCAAATGGTCTTGCAGCAAATGCAATTATTGTTTCAAACGTTGCAGCTGCAGCAGCTTTAATCGTCTGGACTATATTAGATACAATTGTTGTTGGTAAACCAACTGTTCTTGGAGCAATTTCTGGAGGAATTGCTGGTTTAGTAGCTATTACTCCAGCAGCAGGATTTGTTGATGTTCCTGGAGCATTAGTAATTGGTGCAGTAGCTCCTTTAGTATCTTACTTTGCAATTTACTACTTAAAAGCAAAACTTGGTTACGACGATGCATTAGATGTATTTGGTATACACGGTATGTCCGGTATATGGGGAGCAATTGCTACTGGTATCTTTGCAGCACCATACATTAATGAAGCAGCAGGATTATTATATGGAAACCCATATCAGGTTGTAATACAAATAATAAGTGTAGTAGCTACTATTATTTACGCATTTGTAATAAGCTATGTCTTAGCTAAAGTACTTGATAAAGCTATGGGTGGTATCAGAGTAGAAGACGAAGATGAAGTTGTTGGATTAGATGCAAAACTTCACGAAGAATCTGCATATAATTTTAACTAG
- a CDS encoding HD domain-containing protein has product MGEKKKFIRDSVYGDISLNKFEQKVLDMPQFQRLRRIKQLGLINLIYPGANHTRFEHSIGTMNLGSKLANELELSKDEIELVRISALLHDIGHGPFSHVSEGVLSFPHEELTKYVISKTSMRDYLEEKFDIKEINKIISGEGKLGPIVSGELDVDRMDYLLRDSYNTGVAYGVIDYERIISNLKLTKNLVLDIKGVQAAEGALVSRYFMYPSVYQHHTTRIANSMFRRGLKKLINSKEIDENDMYKYDDMDMVSIYRNSENPFVRDMITRLDNRDLFKRIKVIRLENFKNPEKLYKTSQETLRKAEEEIAYDFDMDKDYITINIAEYPRFDEMKTQVSVDGKLYPLTKISNIVGALSKARFNIPDISVYVPKEDKAKFEKLKLENYLDLPEINKDKFHGIHYDQIKLF; this is encoded by the coding sequence ATGGGTGAAAAAAAGAAATTCATTAGAGATAGTGTCTATGGAGACATTAGCTTAAACAAATTTGAACAAAAAGTATTGGACATGCCTCAATTCCAACGTTTAAGAAGAATTAAACAATTAGGATTAATTAACTTAATTTATCCTGGTGCAAATCACACCCGTTTTGAGCATTCAATCGGAACAATGAATCTTGGATCCAAATTAGCTAACGAATTAGAGCTAAGTAAAGATGAAATTGAACTTGTTAGAATCTCTGCTCTGCTTCATGATATTGGACATGGTCCTTTTTCACATGTGTCTGAAGGAGTATTGTCATTTCCTCATGAAGAATTAACAAAGTATGTTATTTCCAAAACATCAATGCGAGATTATCTGGAAGAAAAATTTGATATTAAAGAAATAAATAAGATAATCTCCGGAGAAGGCAAATTAGGTCCGATTGTGTCTGGAGAATTGGATGTAGACCGAATGGATTATCTTTTAAGGGATTCATATAATACCGGAGTAGCTTACGGAGTCATTGATTATGAAAGAATAATCTCTAATCTGAAACTAACCAAAAACTTAGTATTAGATATAAAAGGAGTTCAGGCTGCTGAAGGAGCTTTAGTATCTAGATATTTCATGTATCCAAGTGTATATCAACATCATACAACACGTATTGCCAATTCAATGTTTAGAAGAGGTTTAAAAAAGCTAATAAACTCAAAAGAAATAGACGAAAATGACATGTACAAATATGATGATATGGATATGGTCAGCATTTACAGAAACAGCGAAAACCCATTTGTACGGGATATGATTACCCGTCTGGACAACAGGGATTTATTTAAACGGATAAAGGTTATCAGACTGGAAAACTTTAAAAATCCTGAAAAATTATACAAAACCTCACAGGAAACACTAAGGAAAGCTGAAGAGGAAATAGCTTATGATTTTGATATGGATAAAGATTATATAACTATCAATATAGCTGAATATCCCCGTTTTGATGAAATGAAAACACAGGTAAGTGTTGACGGAAAATTATATCCTTTAACTAAAATTTCAAATATTGTTGGAGCACTAAGTAAAGCAAGATTCAACATTCCGGATATCAGTGTTTATGTACCAAAAGAGGATAAAGCCAAATTTGAAAAACTTAAATTAGAAAACTACCTGGATTTACCTGAAATCAATAAGGATAAATTCCATGGCATTCATTATGACCAAATCAAACTATTTTAG
- a CDS encoding UbiX family flavin prenyltransferase, translated as MIVVGITGASGVIYGIKLLKALNELNIENSLIISDAAKTVINHEVKESIEEIISLADNYYEFDDLTASINSGSFKFDGLAIVPCSMKTLSSIANGYASNTITRVADVSLKERRKTVIVPRETPLRSIHLENMLNLSKEGAVILPAMPGFYSDSDTIDDQINFIVGKILDSLNIENNIYKRWE; from the coding sequence ATGATAGTAGTTGGAATTACAGGAGCTAGCGGAGTAATTTATGGAATTAAATTACTTAAAGCTCTAAATGAACTAAATATTGAAAACAGCTTAATTATAAGTGATGCTGCTAAAACTGTAATAAATCATGAAGTAAAAGAATCAATTGAAGAGATAATCAGTTTAGCAGACAATTATTATGAATTTGACGATTTGACTGCATCAATCAACAGCGGATCATTTAAATTTGACGGACTGGCTATTGTACCATGTTCCATGAAAACATTATCATCAATAGCTAACGGATATGCATCTAACACCATTACACGAGTAGCTGACGTAAGCTTAAAAGAAAGAAGAAAAACAGTTATTGTTCCTCGTGAAACACCTCTCAGAAGCATACACCTCGAAAATATGCTGAATTTATCAAAAGAAGGAGCTGTGATTTTACCTGCAATGCCTGGATTTTACTCTGACAGTGATACCATTGATGATCAGATTAATTTTATTGTAGGTAAAATCCTGGATTCACTGAATATTGAAAATAACATCTATAAAAGGTGGGAATAA
- the cbiT gene encoding precorrin-6Y C5,15-methyltransferase (decarboxylating) subunit CbiT has protein sequence MLNDMDFIKTCDVPGPTKEAIRAIILYKSAVTSDDNVVDVGCGTGGITCEFAQRAKKVTSIDTNPEAISVTKQNLEKFNLGDNVELINDSGSNALKNIDNIDIAVVGGSGRELEDILEIIDSKLNSKGRIIITAILVDTKIEAINKLKKLNYNPKIMEINISKGRVLDRGVMMISENPIAVISASKR, from the coding sequence ATGTTAAATGATATGGACTTTATTAAAACTTGTGATGTTCCCGGCCCTACCAAAGAAGCCATAAGAGCAATCATATTATATAAATCAGCTGTAACATCTGATGACAATGTGGTAGATGTCGGCTGTGGAACTGGAGGAATTACCTGCGAATTTGCCCAAAGAGCAAAAAAAGTAACATCCATTGATACAAATCCGGAAGCAATTAGCGTTACCAAACAAAATCTTGAAAAATTTAATTTAGGAGATAATGTAGAGTTAATAAATGATTCCGGAAGCAATGCACTAAAAAATATTGACAATATAGATATAGCTGTTGTTGGAGGCAGCGGCAGGGAACTTGAAGATATTTTGGAAATTATAGATTCCAAATTAAATTCAAAAGGAAGAATAATCATTACAGCTATTCTTGTTGACACTAAAATAGAAGCTATAAACAAATTAAAGAAGCTGAATTACAATCCTAAAATCATGGAAATTAATATTTCAAAGGGGAGAGTTCTTGATCGCGGGGTTATGATGATAAGTGAAAATCCAATAGCTGTCATTAGTGCAAGTAAAAGATAA
- a CDS encoding molybdenum cofactor guanylyltransferase has translation MNSKKHHSCIILCGGQSRRMGQDKGSMIIQDKPMINHVLSTLNNEINEVIIVLNNKDRIDKYKNFIKKEDYNFTVTFAEDEIKNIGPMSGILTGLKHITSNYALILPCDSPYVTENLIENIFNELDSRYQAIVPYHDNENKIKTSEPLHSIYSKNIIPEIEKLVSNDILHIKGLIEKIDTKFILIDNKKLLKKEFRNLNRPTDI, from the coding sequence ATGAATAGTAAAAAACATCATTCCTGCATCATTTTATGTGGCGGGCAAAGCAGAAGAATGGGTCAGGACAAAGGATCTATGATTATTCAGGACAAACCTATGATTAATCATGTCCTTTCAACTTTAAATAATGAAATAAATGAAGTGATAATTGTTTTAAACAATAAAGACCGTATTGACAAATATAAAAATTTCATCAAAAAGGAAGATTATAATTTTACAGTAACCTTTGCTGAAGATGAAATAAAAAATATTGGGCCGATGTCCGGAATATTGACCGGGCTGAAGCACATTACTTCCAATTATGCCTTAATACTGCCTTGTGACAGCCCCTATGTAACAGAAAATTTAATTGAAAATATTTTTAATGAATTGGACTCAAGGTATCAGGCCATTGTTCCGTATCATGACAATGAAAATAAAATAAAAACAAGTGAACCTCTCCATTCAATTTACAGTAAAAATATCATTCCTGAAATTGAAAAGTTAGTATCCAATGATATACTGCATATTAAGGGACTGATAGAAAAAATAGATACGAAATTTATATTAATAGACAATAAAAAATTATTAAAAAAAGAATTTAGAAATCTTAATCGTCCAACAGACATTTAA
- the rrp42 gene encoding exosome complex protein Rrp42, with product MVEIVPEITKESIINLAVNDKREDGRELDEYRDISIETDVISKAEGSARVKIGDTQVIVGIKPQIGAPFPDTPDLGVLMTNCEMLPMADPTFEPGPPSEDSIELARVVDRGIRESELVDLDKLCVEEGKHVWMLFIDLHIIDNCGNLFDACELAVMAALKSTKLPSASVADDEVVFDYENTIDLPINNEVAMCTFVKIGDKLILDPTLNEEKVADARLNVGVTKDAKICAMQKGGILPLTKEDIFYCVDKAISKTKELVEYL from the coding sequence ATGGTTGAAATTGTACCTGAAATTACAAAGGAAAGTATAATTAATCTTGCTGTCAATGATAAAAGGGAAGATGGCAGGGAACTTGATGAATATAGGGATATTTCTATTGAAACCGATGTAATATCCAAAGCTGAAGGTTCTGCAAGAGTTAAAATAGGAGATACTCAGGTTATTGTCGGTATCAAACCGCAAATTGGTGCACCATTTCCGGATACTCCTGATTTAGGAGTTTTAATGACTAACTGTGAAATGCTGCCAATGGCTGACCCTACTTTTGAACCCGGACCACCAAGTGAAGATTCAATTGAACTTGCACGTGTTGTTGACAGGGGAATTCGTGAAAGTGAACTTGTTGATTTGGATAAGTTATGTGTTGAAGAAGGCAAACATGTTTGGATGTTATTTATAGACTTGCATATTATAGATAACTGCGGAAATCTTTTTGATGCCTGTGAACTTGCTGTAATGGCAGCTTTAAAAAGCACTAAATTACCATCTGCAAGTGTTGCTGATGATGAAGTCGTATTTGACTATGAAAACACTATAGATTTACCTATCAATAATGAAGTAGCTATGTGTACTTTTGTTAAAATAGGAGATAAATTGATTTTGGACCCTACTTTAAATGAAGAAAAAGTAGCTGATGCTCGTTTAAATGTAGGTGTTACTAAAGATGCTAAAATTTGTGCTATGCAGAAAGGCGGAATTTTACCGTTAACAAAAGAAGACATATTTTACTGTGTTGATAAAGCAATTTCAAAAACAAAAGAATTAGTTGAATATCTTTAA